A window of the Williamwhitmania taraxaci genome harbors these coding sequences:
- a CDS encoding ArsR/SmtB family transcription factor: MQHVNELKIEQLEQAASMLKAIAHPMRIAILSFLEDGNKMTVTEIHQKLQIEQSTTSHHLGILKDKGVLCSKREGKNTFYFLKHNNLAKILECVSKCAI; the protein is encoded by the coding sequence ATGCAGCACGTTAACGAATTGAAAATCGAACAACTTGAGCAAGCGGCCAGCATGCTTAAGGCCATAGCACATCCTATGCGAATTGCGATTTTAAGTTTTCTTGAGGACGGGAATAAAATGACCGTAACTGAAATACACCAAAAATTACAAATTGAGCAATCAACTACCTCGCATCATCTTGGTATACTTAAGGATAAGGGCGTTTTGTGTTCGAAGCGTGAGGGAAAGAACACCTTTTATTTTCTTAAGCACAACAACCTTGCTAAGATACTGGAATGTGTGAGCAAGTGTGCCATCTAG
- a CDS encoding 6-pyruvoyl trahydropterin synthase family protein: MALIRLTKEFNFEMAHYLSGYDGACKNIHGHSYRLFVTVIGEPISEEKHSKLGMVMDFGQLKELVHRRIISKLDHALLIHDTPESKELQPLLTKNFEKVEIVAYQPTCENLLIHFAAVIKAELPSNIRLHHLRLNETITSFAEWYDEDNK; this comes from the coding sequence ATGGCTCTAATACGGCTTACCAAGGAATTTAATTTTGAAATGGCTCATTACCTATCCGGATATGACGGCGCGTGTAAAAACATTCACGGCCATTCTTATCGACTATTTGTAACGGTAATCGGTGAACCAATAAGCGAAGAAAAACATTCAAAGTTAGGTATGGTGATGGACTTTGGGCAGCTGAAGGAGTTGGTACATCGGCGCATAATTAGCAAGTTGGATCACGCGCTTCTTATTCACGATACTCCTGAATCAAAAGAACTACAACCGCTTCTTACCAAAAATTTTGAAAAGGTCGAAATTGTTGCTTATCAGCCTACTTGCGAGAATTTATTGATCCATTTTGCTGCGGTTATTAAGGCGGAGCTGCCATCTAATATTCGACTGCATCACCTTCGTTTGAATGAAACGATTACTTCATTTGCTGAATGGTATGATGAAGATAATAAATAG